The Drosophila gunungcola strain Sukarami chromosome 3L unlocalized genomic scaffold, Dgunungcola_SK_2 000003F, whole genome shotgun sequence genome contains a region encoding:
- the LOC128258751 gene encoding gram-negative bacteria-binding protein 3: MADASRFAAWSCCLHLLLLLLLNVGIRGYEVTKARIEVFYPKGFEVSIPDEEGISLFAFHGKLNEEMEGLEAGTWARDIVKAKNGRWTFRDRTTALKPGDTLYYWTYVIYNGLGYREDDGSYVVNAYSSNNTSANTPRPPVVPVVTTPWSPSADPDIDIRVGCTTPQTEVNGAPTRCAGQLVFVDEFNAAKLDPGKWKAERRFSGQPDYEFNVYVDDAPDTLCLTNGHVALSTNTMRKHFHKGSDASLDLGEKCTGVANTHDCVRNGRTMNDGLPPMVTAQFSSKDFSFKYGRVEVRAKMPRAQWVTPQIWLQPKHHRYGVDDYRSGQLRIAYTRPNGANLDLYAAAVLFADEPLRSVKNCLKPGTGDNSEDWSDSFHNYTLEWTPRELRWLVDGKEWCVQGSDKGAFSETTAAGKRLPQSQKLEEGSGLAPFDQEFYLTFGLSVGGFNEYQHVVKPWNERAPQAQKAFWKDVKKNRDHWLDEGHMKIDYVKVYSL, from the coding sequence ATGGCGGATGCATCGCGTTTTGCGGCCTGGAGCTGCTGTCTCcacctgctgctcctccttctcctcaaTGTCGGAATTCGGGGATACGAGGTGACAAAGGCCAGGATCGAGGTGTTCTACCCCAAGGGATTCGAGGTTTCGATTCCCGACGAGGAGGGCATCAGTCTGTTTGCCTTTCATGGCAAACTGAACGAGGAGATGGAGGGTCTGGAGGCAGGCACCTGGGCACGGGACATCGTCAAGGCTAAGAACGGCCGCTGGACTTTCAGAGATCGTACTACGGCACTGAAACCCGGCGACACCCTCTACTACTGGACGTACGTTATCTACAACGGACTGGGCTATCGCGAAGACGACGGGTCGTATGTGGTCAATGCGTACAGTAGTAATAACACCTCGGCGAACACTCCACGTCCTCCTGTCGTGCCTGTTGTCACCACGCCATGGAGTCCATCTGCCGATCCGGATATTGACATTAGAGTGGGTTGCACCACCCCCCAAACAGAGGTCAATGGAGCACCCACACGCTGTGCCGGGCAACTGGTCTTCGTGGATGAGTTTAACGCTGCCAAGTTGGATCCTGGTAAATGGAAGGCAGAGCGCCGGTTTTCCGGCCAGCCCGACTAcgaatttaatgtttatgtGGACGATGCGCCGGACACCTTGTGCTTGACCAATGGTCACGTCGCTCTGTCTACGAATACGATGCGGAAGCACTTCCACAAGGGATCAGATGCCAGTTTGGATTTGGGGGAGAAGTGCACTGGCGTGGCTAATACCCATGATTGCGTTAGGAATGGCAGGACCATGAACGATGGCCTTCCACCAATGGTCACCGCCCAGTTCTCCTCCAAGGATTTCTCCTTCAAGTACGGCCGCGTGGAGGTGCGTGCTAAGATGCCGCGAGCACAGTGGGTGACCCCGCAAATCTGGCTGCAACCCAAACACCATAGGTACGGAGTGGATGACTACCGGTCAGGACAATTAAGGATTGCCTACACACGACCGAATGGAGCTAACCTAGATCTCTATGCCGCTGCCGTTCTTTTCGCAGACGAACCACTGCGATCGGTCAAAAATTGCCTGAAACCGGGCACTGGTGATAATTCCGAGGACTGGAGCGATAGCTTCCACAATTATACCCTCGAATGGACTCCACGGGAACTTCGTTGGCTGGTCGACGGCAAGGAGTGGTGTGTCCAAGGAAGTGATAAGGGAGCTTTTAGTGAGACAACCGCCGCCGGAAAACGATTGCCCCAGTCCCAGAAACTGGAGGAGGGCTCTGGACTGGCGCCCTTCGATCAGGAGTTCTACCTTACCTTTGGCCTCAGCGTGGGTGGATTCAACGAGTACCAACACGTGGTTAAGCCCTGGAATGAGAGGGCACCGCAGGCACAAAAGGCCTTTTGGAAGGATGTCAAGAAAAATCGGGACCACTGGCTGGATGAGGGGCACATGAAGATCGACTACGTCAAGGTGTACTCTTTGTAA
- the LOC128258744 gene encoding translational regulator orb2 isoform X3: MDSLKLPKGNSATSSASGSNSNLSGSTSASASAATSPTSSGNNAAGGILTGAPKSPPGLSSSTPITVRFNANEESLDDILQSFHHSKHSPSGGASGGNGGDASPTSNLLGMKNNGLGLNTGLVVGACDSLSSSPSQPQMQGGSASLFGNDEVTLRNNFLQGGGFFNRKSCGGLPNLNLNKPPQLHQQQQQLQQQQQLQQHQQLQQQHQQQLSPNLSVLHHHHHQQHQHREGGGSHSPSSPGGGGGGGGGGSPYNGSQAGCSSGGISPIPPQMSGVSPKYRRSISFPIKGNSPTALYGNPHMDGLGSGGHMNIPTLSIGNGAGGGGSGGMISAGASGGGDAPYMGNNYGNMMSANGQMHHGGMDNSLSDYMRGMSLGGGNGGGGNGGGDGGNSMALMQDRMRVMGGPKHLSEADAMAIAASGNDPSVYLNALKMGSPSRLSPHSPHSPIQGGNGGNVGDGTARFSRKVFVGGLPPDIDEDEITTSFRRFGPLVVDWPHKAESKSYFPPKGYAFLLFQDESSVQQLIDSCITDEDKLYLCVSSPTIKDKAVQIRPWRLADADYVLDATMSLDPRKTVFVGGVPRPLKAFELAMIMDRLYGGVCYAGIDTDPELKYPKGAGRVAFSNQQSYIAAISARFVQLQHGDIDKRVEVKPYVLDDQMCDECEGQRCGGKFAPFFCANVTCLQYYCEHCWAVIHSRPGREYHKPLVKEGADRPRAVPFRWC; this comes from the exons ATGGACTCGCTCAAGTTACCAAAGG GCAACAGTGCCACCAGCAGTgccagcggcagcaacagcaacctgTCCGGCTCGACATCTGCTTCCGCATCTGCAGCCACATCGCCCACATCGTCGGGAAATAATGCGGCTGGCGGCATCCTCACAGGTGCCCCAAAATCTCCGCCTGGCCTGAGCAGCAGTACCCCGATCACAGTCCGATTTAACGCCAACGAGGAGTCCCTGGACGACATCCTGCAGTCCTTCCATCACAGCAAGCACAGTCCCAGTGGAGGAGCGAGTGGCGGGAACGGGGGCGATGCCTCGCCCACCTCGAACCTTCTCGGGATGAAGAACAACGGCCTGGGACTCAACACCGGCTTGGTTGTGGGTGCCTGCGACTCCCTCTCCAGCAGTCCCTCGCAGCCACAGATGCAGGGCGGATCCGCGTCCCTCTTCGGC AACGACGAAGTAACTTTGCGCAATAATTTCCTGCAAGGTGGTGGCTTCTTTAATCGAAAAAG TTGCGGCGGCCTGCCGAATCTCAATCTCAACAAGCCGCCCCAgctccaccagcagcagcagcagcttcagcagcagcagcagctgcagcaacatcagcaactgcaacagcaacaccagcagcaactgTCGCCGAATCTGAGTGTCCTGcaccatcatcaccatcagcagcatcagcaccGGGAAGGCGGAGGATCGCATAGCCCCTCGTCGCCGGGCGGaggcggtggaggaggaggcgggGGATCGCCGTACAACGGCTCCCAGGCGGGCTGCAGCAGCGGCGGAATCTCGCCCATTCCCCCCCAGATGTCGGGTGTTTCGCCCAAGTACCGTCGCAGCATATCCTTCCCCATCAAGGGCAATTCGCCAACGGCCCTTTATGGCAATCCGCACATGGATGGCCTGGGCAGTGGTGGGCACATGAACATACCCACTCTGTCGATTGGAAACGGTGCTGGCGGTGGCGGGTCTGGTGGCATGATATCGGCCGGAGCGAGCGGCGGCGGAGATGCTCCCTATATGGGCAACAACTATGGCAACATGATGTCGGCCAACGGGCAGATGCACCACGGCGGCATGGACAACTCGCTGAGCGATTACATGCGCGGCATGTCGCTGGGCGGTGGAAATGGAGGCGGTGGCAATGGAGGTGGCGACGGCGGCAACAGCATGGCCCTGATGCAGGACAGGATGCGCGTGATGGGCGGGCCCAAGCATCTGAGCGAAGCGGATGCCATGGCTATTGCGGCCAGCGGCAACGATCCGTCTGTCTACCTGAACGCCCTCAAGATGGGCTCGCCATCGCGTCTGTCACCCCACTCGCCGCACTCTCCCATCCAGGGAGGCAATGGAGGCAATGTGGGCGACGGCACGGCCCGCTTCTCCCGGAAGGTATTCGTTGGCGGCCTGCCACCGGACATCGATGAGGACGAGATCACCACCTCGTTCCGCCGCTTTGGGCCTCTGGTCGTCGATTGGCCACACAAGGCCGAGTCCAAGTCGTACTTTCCGCCCAAGGGCTATGCCTTTCTGCTGTTTCAGGACGAGAGCAGTGTGCAGCAGCTGATCGACTCGTGCATCACGGATGAGGACAAGCTATATCTGTGCGTCTCGTCGCCGACGATCAAGGACAAGGCGGTGCAGATTCGTCCGTGGCGCTTGGCCGATGCGGACTATGTGCTGGACGCCACCATGTCGCTGGATCCGCGCAAGACGGTCTTCGTGGGCGGAGTGCCACGGCCGCTGAAGGCATTCGAGTTGGCCATGATCATGGACAGGCTGTACGGCGGAGTCTGCTATGCTGGGATTGACACCGATCCGGAGCTGAAGTATCCCAAGGGCGCTGGCCGCGTTGCCTTCTCCAATCAGCAGAGCTACATAGCGGCCATCTCGGCCAGGTTTGTGCAGCTGCAGCATGGCGACATCGACAAGCGGGTGGAGGTTAAGCCCTACGTGCTGGACGATCAGATGTGCGACGAGTGCGAGGGTCAGCGCTGTGGCGGCAAATTCGCCCCCTTCTTCTGCGCCAACGTCACCTGTTTGCAGTACTACTGCGAGCACTGCTGGGCCGTCATCCATTCGCGGCCGGGACGCGAATACCACAAGCCGCTGGTCAAGGAGGGCGCCGACCGGCCGCGTGCGGTGCCCTTTCGCTGGTGTTAA
- the LOC128258744 gene encoding translational regulator orb2 isoform X4, which produces MMFKKIVNFFCGGLPNLNLNKPPQLHQQQQQLQQQQQLQQHQQLQQQHQQQLSPNLSVLHHHHHQQHQHREGGGSHSPSSPGGGGGGGGGGSPYNGSQAGCSSGGISPIPPQMSGVSPKYRRSISFPIKGNSPTALYGNPHMDGLGSGGHMNIPTLSIGNGAGGGGSGGMISAGASGGGDAPYMGNNYGNMMSANGQMHHGGMDNSLSDYMRGMSLGGGNGGGGNGGGDGGNSMALMQDRMRVMGGPKHLSEADAMAIAASGNDPSVYLNALKMGSPSRLSPHSPHSPIQGGNGGNVGDGTARFSRKVFVGGLPPDIDEDEITTSFRRFGPLVVDWPHKAESKSYFPPKGYAFLLFQDESSVQQLIDSCITDEDKLYLCVSSPTIKDKAVQIRPWRLADADYVLDATMSLDPRKTVFVGGVPRPLKAFELAMIMDRLYGGVCYAGIDTDPELKYPKGAGRVAFSNQQSYIAAISARFVQLQHGDIDKRVEVKPYVLDDQMCDECEGQRCGGKFAPFFCANVTCLQYYCEHCWAVIHSRPGREYHKPLVKEGADRPRAVPFRWC; this is translated from the exons atgatgtttaaaaaaatagttaatttttt TTGCGGCGGCCTGCCGAATCTCAATCTCAACAAGCCGCCCCAgctccaccagcagcagcagcagcttcagcagcagcagcagctgcagcaacatcagcaactgcaacagcaacaccagcagcaactgTCGCCGAATCTGAGTGTCCTGcaccatcatcaccatcagcagcatcagcaccGGGAAGGCGGAGGATCGCATAGCCCCTCGTCGCCGGGCGGaggcggtggaggaggaggcgggGGATCGCCGTACAACGGCTCCCAGGCGGGCTGCAGCAGCGGCGGAATCTCGCCCATTCCCCCCCAGATGTCGGGTGTTTCGCCCAAGTACCGTCGCAGCATATCCTTCCCCATCAAGGGCAATTCGCCAACGGCCCTTTATGGCAATCCGCACATGGATGGCCTGGGCAGTGGTGGGCACATGAACATACCCACTCTGTCGATTGGAAACGGTGCTGGCGGTGGCGGGTCTGGTGGCATGATATCGGCCGGAGCGAGCGGCGGCGGAGATGCTCCCTATATGGGCAACAACTATGGCAACATGATGTCGGCCAACGGGCAGATGCACCACGGCGGCATGGACAACTCGCTGAGCGATTACATGCGCGGCATGTCGCTGGGCGGTGGAAATGGAGGCGGTGGCAATGGAGGTGGCGACGGCGGCAACAGCATGGCCCTGATGCAGGACAGGATGCGCGTGATGGGCGGGCCCAAGCATCTGAGCGAAGCGGATGCCATGGCTATTGCGGCCAGCGGCAACGATCCGTCTGTCTACCTGAACGCCCTCAAGATGGGCTCGCCATCGCGTCTGTCACCCCACTCGCCGCACTCTCCCATCCAGGGAGGCAATGGAGGCAATGTGGGCGACGGCACGGCCCGCTTCTCCCGGAAGGTATTCGTTGGCGGCCTGCCACCGGACATCGATGAGGACGAGATCACCACCTCGTTCCGCCGCTTTGGGCCTCTGGTCGTCGATTGGCCACACAAGGCCGAGTCCAAGTCGTACTTTCCGCCCAAGGGCTATGCCTTTCTGCTGTTTCAGGACGAGAGCAGTGTGCAGCAGCTGATCGACTCGTGCATCACGGATGAGGACAAGCTATATCTGTGCGTCTCGTCGCCGACGATCAAGGACAAGGCGGTGCAGATTCGTCCGTGGCGCTTGGCCGATGCGGACTATGTGCTGGACGCCACCATGTCGCTGGATCCGCGCAAGACGGTCTTCGTGGGCGGAGTGCCACGGCCGCTGAAGGCATTCGAGTTGGCCATGATCATGGACAGGCTGTACGGCGGAGTCTGCTATGCTGGGATTGACACCGATCCGGAGCTGAAGTATCCCAAGGGCGCTGGCCGCGTTGCCTTCTCCAATCAGCAGAGCTACATAGCGGCCATCTCGGCCAGGTTTGTGCAGCTGCAGCATGGCGACATCGACAAGCGGGTGGAGGTTAAGCCCTACGTGCTGGACGATCAGATGTGCGACGAGTGCGAGGGTCAGCGCTGTGGCGGCAAATTCGCCCCCTTCTTCTGCGCCAACGTCACCTGTTTGCAGTACTACTGCGAGCACTGCTGGGCCGTCATCCATTCGCGGCCGGGACGCGAATACCACAAGCCGCTGGTCAAGGAGGGCGCCGACCGGCCGCGTGCGGTGCCCTTTCGCTGGTGTTAA